The Musa acuminata AAA Group cultivar baxijiao chromosome BXJ1-3, Cavendish_Baxijiao_AAA, whole genome shotgun sequence genome window below encodes:
- the LOC135634706 gene encoding uncharacterized protein LOC135634706: MSWLARSFASTLMADRHDGETDVTQRAESASSPSPREGEDGDPSRGVKEDLSEITEALSRRFRGVASFLAPPPSSAASGGDADPVEDSDALAFAGFRSDLAEIGGRFRSGISRLSSSKAVSEFSKIASTFLPLGPGEGEDWDAEDEEGSESKYRTNAIGVTEEVMAFVRNISMHPETWLDFPLLPDDEESDDFDMSDAQQEHALAVERLAPRLAALRIELCPSHMSEGCFWKIYFVLLHPRLSKHDAELLSTPQVAEARALLFQKLQNQDIAEAERPEVDVSNRKIDDTSVQSEVKVTELKDLYETSPSQAKEVISVPITDPVTEKHPIQTTEVEVIDKSVIEEEPPRQLQKDHSDASKVSIERFDEDGDDWLEDETEEMGISGSTSIPIGNDEDVSFSDLEEEDDRSAPKALKK; encoded by the exons ATGTCGTGGCTAGCGAGGTCTTTCGCGAGCACGCTGATGGCCGATCGCCATGATGGCGAGACGGATGTGACGCAGAGGGCGGAGTCGGCGTCGTCGCCTAGTCCCCGTGAAGGAGAGGACGGCGACCCCAGCCGCGGCGTCAAGGAAGATCTCTCCGAGATCACCGAAGCCCTGTCCCGCCGATTCCGCGGCGTTGCCTCCTTCCTGGCCCCTCCcccctcctccgccgcctccggCGGCGACGCTGACCCGGTCGAGGACTCCGATGCCCTCGCATTCGCTGGATTCCGGAGCGACCTTGCCGAGATCGGCGGCAGATTCAGGTCCGGGATCTCCAGGCTCTCCAGCTCCAAGGCGGTATCGGAGTTCTCCAAGATCGCGTCCACGTTCCTCCCGTTGGGACCCGGGGAAGGGGAGGATTGGGATGCAGAGGACGAAGAAGGATCGGAGAGCAAGTACCGCACTAATGCTATTGGCGTCACGGAGGAGGTGATGGCCTTCGTTAGGAACATCTCCATGCATCCGGAGACCTGGTTGGATTTCCCCTTGTTGCCCGATGACGAAGAATCTGATG ATTTTGACATGTCTGATGCCCAACAAGAACATGCATTGGCTGTCGAAAGACTTGCACCAAGATTAGCTGCTTTAAGGATTGAACTTTGCCCAAGTCATATGAGTGAGGGCTGCTTTTGGAAAATTTATTTTGTCCTTTTGCACCCTAGACTCAGTAAGCATGATGCCGAACTGCTCTCAACACCTCAG GTTGCGGAAGCCAGAGCATTGCTGTTCCAGAAGTTGCAGAATCAAGATATTGCAGAAGCAGAGAGGCCTGAAGTTGATGTTTCCAACAGGAAAATAGACGATACCTCAGTTCAATCCGAAGTGAAGGTCACAGAACTAAAGGATTTGTATGAAACTTCACCATCCCAAGCAAAGGAAGTTATTTCTGTGCCAATCACCGACCCCGTGACAGAAAAACACCCAATCCAAACAACTGAGGTAGAAGTCATTGATAAGTCTGTCATCGAAGAAGAGCCACCAAGACAGCTGCAGAAGGATCACAGTGATGCATCAAAGGTCTCCATTGAGAGGTTCGACGAGGATGGGGATGATTGGTTGGAAGATGAAACAGAAGAAATGGGCATCTCAGGAAGCACCAGCATTCCTATAGGCAATGACGAGGACGTCTCGTTtagtgatctagaggaagaggacgaTAGAAGTGCACCAAAGGCCCTCAAAAAATGA
- the LOC135634709 gene encoding AP2-like ethylene-responsive transcription factor CRL5: MKSMNNSNWLGFSLSTRMNMEVSSEPHHHHHHNHHESHHHQTQTTTAGVSSGVPCSLFLSPQLSSTEICYGGEGENGGLYSQLPVMPLKSDGSLCIMEALSRSQQQGIVPSPPPKLEDFLGGGPNMGADHHCGNYDREAMALSLDSMYYYQNSETQGNGAHSLDALHGQQIQVQQHHQLFLQPLQGGMCSELASHDMYQAPMEEGTMVEDGIPSLKNWVARNYNACDSGLGEEGGIGPSSIGAVGFGELQSLSLSMSPGSQSSCVTAPAQVSSTTEPVAFDTTRKMRPAKGCQKQPVHRKSIDTFGQRTSQYRGVTRHRWTGRYEAHLWDNSCKKEGQTRKGRQVYLGGYDTEEKAARAYDLAALKYWGPSTHINFPLESYGDELEEMKNMSRQEYVAHLRRKSSGFSRGASIYRGVTRHHQHGRWQARIGRVAGNKDLYLGTFSTQEEAAEAYDIAAIKFRGVNAVTNFDITRYDVEKIMASSTLLPGELARKHKAIEAGKDAPSGKNPSRDPTEENNTAGSGWKMVLYQSAQHKPPSTGSHAHEPMIMGGEYRIPMTFPAALHGLIGVEAGSSVQGVHDSEKMSNAHLSNQSSLVTSLGSSREGSPDRTSLSMMYVNASTKFNPIPMSSSAPPAQPRPTIAMSQMPVFAAWNDV, from the exons ATGAAATCCATGAACAACAGCAACTGGTTGGGTTTCTCTCTCTCCACTCGCATGAACATGGAGGTGTCTTCAGAgccccatcatcatcatcatcataaccaTCATGAGAGCCATCATCACCAAACACAAACAACCACTGCTGGTGTTTCTTCTGGAGTCCCATGCAGTCTCTTTCTATCTCCTCAGTTGAGCAGCACCGAGATCTGCTATGGAGGGGAAGGAGAGAATGGAGGACTCTATTCTCAGTTGCCTGTCATGCCACTCAAGTCTGATGGGTCTCTATGTATCATGGAAGCCCTCAGCAGATCGCAGCAACAAG GAATAGTGCCATCTCCGCCTCCAAAACTAGAAGATTTCTTAGGTGGTGGTCCAAATATGGGGGCCGATCACCACTGCGGGAACTATGACAGGGAAGCAATGGCGTTAAGCTTGGACAGCATGTACTACTACCAAAACTCGGAGACTCAAGGCAACGGAGCCCATTCTCTGGACGCTCTCCATGGGCAGCagatccaagtgcagcagcatcaTCAGCTCTTCTTGCAACCGTTGCAGGGAGGGATGTGCTCTGAACTCGCAAGCCATGATATGTATCAAGCACCGATGGAGGAGGGAACAATGGTGGAGGATGGCATTCCCAGTCTAAAAAATTGGGTGGCTAGGAACTATAACGCTTGCGACAGTGGACTGGGCGAGGAAGGTGGCATCGGCCCCAGTTCCATTGGAGCTGTTGGGTTTGGAGAGTTGCAGTCCCTGAGCTTGTCCATGAGCCCCGGGTCTCAGTCTAGCTGTGTGACGGCTCCAGCACAGGTTTCTTCTACCACCGAGCCCGTGGCCTTTGATACAACGAGGAAGATGAGGCCCGCAAAGGGATGCCAAAAGCAGCCAGTTCACAGGAAGTCCATCGATACATTTGGGCAGAGAACATCTCAATACAGAGGTGTTACTAG GCACAGGTGGACAGGTAGATACGAAGCTCATCTTTGGGACAATAGCTGCAAGAAAGAAGGCCAgacaagaaaaggaaggcaag TTTATCTTG GGGGTTATGACACGGAGGAGAAAGCTGCAAGAGCTTATGACTTGGCTGCATTGAAGTACTGGGGACCATCAACACACATCAACTTCCCT CTGGAAAGTTATGGAGACGAGCTTGAAGAAATGAAGAACATGAGCAGGCAAGAATACGTCGCCCACTTGAGAAG AAAAAGCAGTGGATTTTCACGAGGAGCATCTATATACCGAGGAGTAACGAG GCATCACCAACATGGAAGATGGCAAGCTCGAATTGGCAGGGTTGCTGGAAACAAAGATCTTTATCTTGGAACTTTCA GTACTCAGGAGGAAGCAGCTGAAGCATATGACATTGCTGCGATAAAATTTCGCGGGGTGAATGCTGTGACTAACTTCGATATAACAAGATACGATGTAGAGAAGATCATGGCAAGTAGTACGTTGCTTCCGGGAGAACTTGCCAGGAAACACAAGGCAATCGAAGCAGGAAAAGATGCTCCATCAGGAAAAAATCCTAGTCGAGACCCGACCGAAGAAAACAACACTGCTGGTTCTGGATGGAAGATGGTGCTCTACCAATCTGCCCAGCACAAACCGCCATCCACCGGATCTCATGCTCACGAACCGATGATCATGGGTGGTGAGTATCGGATCCCCATGACGTTCCCAGCGGCACTTCATGGCCTGATCGGAGTAGAAGCAGGGAGCTCGGTGCAAGGGGTCCATGATTCGGAGAAGATGAGCAATGCCCACTTATCAAACCAATCATCGCTGGTGACCAGCTTGGGCAGTTCCAGAGAAGGGAGTCCCGACCGGACCAGTCTCTCCATGATGTACGTCAATGCCTCAACCAAGTTCAATCCAATTCCGATGAGTTCATCGGCTCCACCGGCGCAGCCGAGGCCGACCATTGCCATGTCTCAAATGCCAGTATTTGCTGCATGGAATGATGTTTAA
- the LOC135634701 gene encoding receptor-like protein 44 — MATRPPRVAELLLLLPSLLLLLLPQQVVSDPDDEACLSNLRSSLTDPNGSLRNWTADTFAAPCNGFTSYLEGVTCNNGRVYKLSLQGLSLGGALSTSLANCTNLQSLDLSSNALSGAIPPELASLLNLAVLNLSSNRLSGRIPPELALCSYLNVLDLHANLLTGLIPDQLGLLVRLSTFDVSDNRLEGPIPALLANRTAVGGAGAAALPRFNASSFVGNKDLYGYPLPPKRGGGLSVLAIVGIGVGSGLLSLVLSFTAVCVWLRVTEKAAPMPGEEGKISHLMPDY; from the coding sequence ATGGCGACGCGACCGCCTCGGGTGGCGGAGCTCCTACTGTTACTACCATCattgctcctcctcctcttgccGCAGCAGGTAGTCTCCGATCCGGACGATGAGGCCTGCCTCTCCAACCTCCGCAGCTCCCTGACGGACCCAAACGGCAGCCTCCGGAACTGGACGGCGGACACCTTCGCCGCCCCCTGCAACGGCTTCACCTCCTACCTTGAGGGCGTCACCTGCAACAACGGCCGCGTGTACAAGCTCTCCCTGCAGGGCCTCTCCCTCGGCGGCGCCCTCTCCACCTCCCTCGCCAACTGCACCAACCTCCagtcgctcgacctctcctccaacGCCCTCTCCGGCGCCATCCCCCCGGAGCTCGCCTCCCTCCTCAACCTCGCCGTCCTCAACCTCTCCTCCAACCGCCTCTCCGGCCGAATCCCCCCCGAGCTCGCCCTCTGCTCCTACCTCAACGTGCTCGACCTCCACGCTAACCTCCTCACGGGGCTCATCCCCGACCAGCTTGGTCTCCTCGTCCGCCTCTCCACCTTCGACGTCTCCGACAACCGTCTCGAGGGGCCCATCCCGGCGCTGCTAGCCAACCGGACGGCGGTGGGCGGCGCCGGGGCCGCGGCTCTACCCAGGTTCAACGCCAGCTCGTTCGTCGGGAACAAGGACTTGTACGGGTACCCGCTGCCGCCAAAGCGGGGCGGCGGCCTGTCGGTTCTTGCCATTGTCGGGATCGGCGTCGGCAGCGGGCTTCTCAGCTTGGTGCTCAGCTTCACTGCCGTTTGTGTTTGGCTTCGGGTCACGGAGAAGGCCGCGCCGATGCCCGGCGAGGAGGGAAAGATATCGCACCTCATGCCCGACTACTGA